In a single window of the Gossypium hirsutum isolate 1008001.06 chromosome A13, Gossypium_hirsutum_v2.1, whole genome shotgun sequence genome:
- the LOC107933264 gene encoding protein ALP1-like: protein VFVGVSRDLATRSWSARNPVSSGYGDILDSLLLLEEEAKQEEAEWMSESQQEKALFESNHKRKVQAMNEFYDQLQQHYSETVKPSWKSVSALAATVATTSGNDTTTKAEVAVAGFQKRRLWVKDRSKDWWDRCNHQDFPEEEFRKAFRMSKSTFGLICRELEPVVMKKNTMLRDAIPVRQRVAVCIWRLATGEPLRLVSKRFGLGISTCHKLVLEVCSAINNVLMPKFLQWPDEKKMKEINEEFELISGVPNIGGSLYTTHVPIIAPKVNVAAYFNRKHTERNQKPSYSITVQGVVDQKGIFTDVCIGWPGSMPDDQVLEKSALFQKGLKDVWIVGNSGYPLMDWVLAPYTHQNLTWAQHGFNEKMGAVQNVAKEAFARLKGRWSCLQRRTEVKLQELPIVLGACCALHNICEMNNEEMDPELQFEIFDDEMIAENNLRYSNAVLARDNIAHNLLHHGLGGTSLL from the coding sequence gttttcgtaggagtttctcgtgacttggcaactcgatcttggtccgcgcgcaaccccgtatcaagtGGATATGGTGATATACTAGATTCTTTGTTGTTATTAGAAGAAGAAGCTAAGCAAGAAGAAGCAGAGTGGATGAGTGAATCCCAACAAGAGAAAGCTTTGTTTGAATCCAATCACAAAAGAAAAGTTCAAGCGATGAATGAGTTTTACGATCAGCTTCAACAACATTACTCTGAAACTGTGAAACCATCTTGGAAATCTGTGTCTGCTTTGGCTGCTACTGTTGCAACGACTTCAGGGAATGACACGACAACGAAGGCGGAGGTGGCAGTGGCGGGGTttcaaaaaaggaggttatgggtgAAAGATCGATCAAAGGATTGGTGGGATCGTTGTAACCATCAAGATTTCCCGGAGGAAGAGTTCCGAAAGGCCTTTCGGATGAGTAAATCGACGTTCGGGTTAATATGCAGGGAATTAGAGCCGGTGGTGATGAAGAAGAATACTATGCTGAGAGATGCAATACCTGTTCGACAACGAGTAGCTGTTTGTATATGGAGGTTGGCAACAGGGGAGCCACTTAGGCTTGTTTCAAAACGATTTGGACTTGGGATTTCAACTTGTCATAAGCTGGTATTAGAGGTATGTTCAGCGATAAACAATGTCTTGATGCCCAAGTTTCTTCAGTGGCCTGAtgagaagaaaatgaaagaaattaatgaagAATTTGAGTTGATATCGGGGGTACCAAATATAGGAGGTTCATTGTATACAACTCATGTACCAATTATAGCACCTAAAGTTAATGTAGCAGCTTATTTCAATAGAAAACATACAGAAAGGAACCAGAAGCCTTCTTATTCAATTACAGTACAAGGAGTGGTTGATCAAAAAGGGATTTTCACAGATGTTTGTATTGGATGGCCTGGTTCAATGCCTGATGATCAAGTATTAGAGAAGTCTGCTTTGTTCCAAAAGGGTTTGAAGGATGTTTGGATTGTTGGGAATTCTGGGTATCCTTTAATGGATTGGGTTTTGGCCCCTTATACACATCAAAATTTGACTTGGGCTCAACATGGTTTCAATGAAAAAATGGGTGCGGTTCAAAATGTTGCTAAAGAAGCATTTGCTAGATTAAAAGGGAGGTGGTCTTGCTTACAAAGGAGAACTGAGGTGAAGCTTCAAGAGTTGCCAATAGTGCTTGGAGCTTGCTGTGCTTTGCATAATATTTGTGAGATGAACAATGAAGAGATGGACCCCGAATTACAGTTTGAGATATTTGATGATGAGATGATAGCTGAAAATAACTTGAGATATTCTAATGCTGTGCTTGCTAGGGATAATATTGCCCATAATCTGTTACACCACGGTCTTGGTGGAACTAGTCTTCTGTAG
- the LOC107936078 gene encoding biotin carboxyl carrier protein of acetyl-CoA carboxylase 2, chloroplastic isoform X1 produces MESSAALRSFHYSVSAVSQACCMLEKPSTFHMSSSCWPNSRKSCVPGLMFGGKNNSSTRRAVVLASSAKTPEATATAKSNVPPESTKKGSLEKKSSRNATFPNGFEALILEVCDETEVAELQMKIGDFEMHLKRNVGATKAPMSNISPTTAPSIPTEPMNEAAAATPPPSPPKPSPEKPSPFKSSAFGKSSKLAALEASGSSNYILVPSPVVGLFQRGRTVKGKRQPPICKEGDLIKEGQVIGFLNQFGFELPVKSDMAGTVLKILFEDGDAVGYGDPLFAVLPSFHGID; encoded by the exons ATGGAGTCCTCCGCTGCTCTCCGCTCCTTTCACT attctgTAAGTGCTGTTTCACAAGCTTGTTGCATGCTCGAAAAGCCCAGTACATTTCATATGTCTTCTAGTTGCTGGCCAAATTCAAGAAAATCATGTGTGCCAGGCTTGATGTTTGGAGGGAAGAACAATTCTTCTACAAGACGAGCTGTAGTTTTAGCATCCTCTGCAAAGACGCCTGAAGCTACGGCAACAGCCAAGTCAAATG TTCCACCGGAGAGCACCAAGAAAGGCTCATTGGAGAAGAAAAGTTCACGgaatgcaacttttccaaatggATTTGAG GCATTAATTCTGGAGGTGTGTGATGAAACTGAGGTCGCGGAGCTGCAAATGAAG ATTGGAGACTTCGAAATGCATCTGAAGCGGAATGTTGGTGCCACAAAAGCTCCCATGTCTAACATTTCACCTACAACAGCCCCATCAATCCCAACTGAACCAATGAATGAAGCAGCTGCTGCTACCCCACCTCCATCCCCACCTAAACCCTCTCCTGAGAAGCCTTCTCCATTTAAAAGCTCTGCCTTTGGGAAGTCATCCAAGTTAGCTGCCTTGGAGGCTTCTGGATCTAGCAACTATATTCTAGTACCTTCTCCCGTT GTTGGTTTATTCCAAAGAGGTAGAACAGTCAAGGGAAAAAGGCAACCTCCTATCTGTAAGGAG GGTGATTTGATCAAAGAAGGACAAGTGATAGGATTCTTGAATCAATTTGGTTTTGAACTTCCTGTTAAG TCTGATATGGCTGGAACAGTCTTAAAGATCCTCTTCGAAGATGGAG ATGCCGTTGGTTACGGAGATCCACTCTTCGCAGTTTTGCCATCATTTCATGGCATCGACTAA
- the LOC107936078 gene encoding biotin carboxyl carrier protein of acetyl-CoA carboxylase 2, chloroplastic isoform X2: MESSAALRSFHCLMFGGKNNSSTRRAVVLASSAKTPEATATAKSNVPPESTKKGSLEKKSSRNATFPNGFEALILEVCDETEVAELQMKIGDFEMHLKRNVGATKAPMSNISPTTAPSIPTEPMNEAAAATPPPSPPKPSPEKPSPFKSSAFGKSSKLAALEASGSSNYILVPSPVVGLFQRGRTVKGKRQPPICKEGDLIKEGQVIGFLNQFGFELPVKSDMAGTVLKILFEDGDAVGYGDPLFAVLPSFHGID; the protein is encoded by the exons ATGGAGTCCTCCGCTGCTCTCCGCTCCTTTCACT GCTTGATGTTTGGAGGGAAGAACAATTCTTCTACAAGACGAGCTGTAGTTTTAGCATCCTCTGCAAAGACGCCTGAAGCTACGGCAACAGCCAAGTCAAATG TTCCACCGGAGAGCACCAAGAAAGGCTCATTGGAGAAGAAAAGTTCACGgaatgcaacttttccaaatggATTTGAG GCATTAATTCTGGAGGTGTGTGATGAAACTGAGGTCGCGGAGCTGCAAATGAAG ATTGGAGACTTCGAAATGCATCTGAAGCGGAATGTTGGTGCCACAAAAGCTCCCATGTCTAACATTTCACCTACAACAGCCCCATCAATCCCAACTGAACCAATGAATGAAGCAGCTGCTGCTACCCCACCTCCATCCCCACCTAAACCCTCTCCTGAGAAGCCTTCTCCATTTAAAAGCTCTGCCTTTGGGAAGTCATCCAAGTTAGCTGCCTTGGAGGCTTCTGGATCTAGCAACTATATTCTAGTACCTTCTCCCGTT GTTGGTTTATTCCAAAGAGGTAGAACAGTCAAGGGAAAAAGGCAACCTCCTATCTGTAAGGAG GGTGATTTGATCAAAGAAGGACAAGTGATAGGATTCTTGAATCAATTTGGTTTTGAACTTCCTGTTAAG TCTGATATGGCTGGAACAGTCTTAAAGATCCTCTTCGAAGATGGAG ATGCCGTTGGTTACGGAGATCCACTCTTCGCAGTTTTGCCATCATTTCATGGCATCGACTAA